The Pontibacillus halophilus JSM 076056 = DSM 19796 genome includes a region encoding these proteins:
- the asnB gene encoding asparagine synthase B has translation MCGIFASTNVVNEEIMNEVLNSMGHRGPDEGKSIPLTHFHLGHQRLSIIGLYDGIQPIESNEGNRWIVCNGEIYNYKTLKEQLTTPFVTSSDSEVALKIVEEQGVEGIKQLDGMFAFFIADDEDGTFIAARDTLGIKPLYYGELEDGSLVFASEVKTLYVATEDVHEFPPGHYYTPDTGFIAYNRIEQPTITEQQETKKYEEEIRTKLKKAVQKRLIADVEVGVLLSGGLDSSLIAAIASEMREQGKVLKSFCVGSEGSMDLLRARDVAEAIGTEHYEYVYTEEELIEAIPHVIYHLESYEPSLVRSALPNYFVSKLASEHVKVILSGEGADELFAGYDYLKEFTTTESLNEEILRIIDTLHNINLQRADRMSMAHSLELRVPFLDLELIESALEIPADLKLHKEAQMEKTILRQAFDGYLPNHVLWRKKEEFSAGSGALDILEQHANATVTDQRMVELMEEAPFEIRTKQEALYYDLFKQHFPHHSILETVGKWATG, from the coding sequence ATGTGTGGAATATTTGCAAGTACAAATGTAGTAAACGAAGAAATTATGAATGAAGTATTAAACAGCATGGGCCACCGAGGACCCGACGAGGGGAAATCGATTCCATTAACGCACTTCCATCTTGGTCATCAACGTTTGTCCATCATTGGACTTTATGATGGGATCCAACCCATCGAAAGTAACGAGGGCAACCGTTGGATTGTTTGTAATGGTGAAATCTACAATTACAAGACATTGAAAGAACAACTGACGACTCCTTTCGTTACTTCCTCTGATAGTGAAGTTGCTTTGAAGATTGTGGAGGAACAAGGGGTTGAAGGAATTAAACAATTGGATGGAATGTTTGCTTTCTTCATTGCTGACGATGAGGATGGTACCTTTATCGCAGCGAGAGACACGCTTGGAATTAAACCTCTTTACTATGGGGAGCTAGAGGATGGTTCTCTAGTCTTCGCGTCCGAGGTGAAGACACTCTATGTTGCCACAGAAGATGTTCATGAATTTCCACCCGGGCACTATTACACACCTGACACGGGCTTCATTGCTTATAACCGGATTGAACAGCCTACGATCACTGAACAACAAGAAACTAAGAAGTACGAAGAAGAAATTCGTACGAAGCTTAAGAAGGCTGTTCAAAAGCGGCTTATCGCGGACGTTGAGGTAGGCGTTCTGTTAAGTGGGGGATTAGATAGTAGTTTAATTGCTGCCATTGCTTCAGAGATGCGTGAACAAGGAAAGGTGCTTAAGTCTTTCTGTGTTGGATCTGAAGGGAGTATGGATTTACTTCGTGCTCGCGACGTAGCGGAAGCAATAGGAACAGAGCATTACGAATACGTATACACAGAAGAAGAATTAATCGAGGCAATTCCACATGTCATCTATCATTTGGAATCTTATGAGCCTTCGCTTGTGCGAAGTGCATTACCCAATTATTTCGTCTCTAAGTTGGCTTCAGAACATGTGAAAGTCATTCTTTCAGGAGAGGGAGCGGACGAGCTGTTTGCGGGTTATGATTATCTGAAAGAGTTTACGACTACAGAATCATTGAACGAAGAGATTCTGAGAATTATCGACACGCTTCATAATATTAATCTGCAGCGAGCGGATCGGATGAGCATGGCTCACTCGCTTGAACTTCGTGTTCCGTTCTTAGATTTGGAGCTTATAGAATCTGCTCTAGAAATTCCGGCAGACTTAAAGCTTCATAAAGAGGCGCAAATGGAAAAGACGATTTTAAGACAAGCGTTCGATGGTTACTTGCCGAATCATGTGCTATGGAGGAAGAAGGAAGAATTTTCAGCAGGTAGCGGCGCTCTCGATATCTTGGAGCAGCATGCTAACGCAACCGTTACAGACCAACGTATGGTCGAACTGATGGAAGAAGCACCCTTCGAAATTCGAACAAAACAGGAAGCTCTTTATTACGATCTATTCAAGCAGCACTTCCCGCACCACTCCATTCTTGAAACAGTAGGAAAGTGGGCGACAGGATAA
- a CDS encoding NADH-dependent flavin oxidoreductase: protein MSNRESLFQPIDLPSGVTLKNRVLMAPMTNFLSNDDGSVSDKELRYYERRSEGVSAVITACANVNEAGKGFDNEIGVHRDDLIPGLKRLAKTIHEKDAKAILQIFHGGRMAPPHLVPNEDVVSASAVASPRPGTVEPRAMTEEEIQQTIKDFGEATRRAIEAGFDGVEIHGANTYLLQQFFSPHSNRRDDQWGGEVRDRMNFPLAVIEAVKNAVKEHATKSFIIGYRLSPEEKEEPGITMEDTLQFVDVLKNQEMDYLHISLSQLKQGSMRDEEDTIPVIDRIQERVGETIPVMGVGSLHTPEDVEQALETVPFISLGRELLMEPDWMKKLKANEESSIRTAMRKQDQEDLVIPEPMWTNILSVPNWFVVEE from the coding sequence ATGAGCAACCGAGAATCATTATTTCAACCAATAGATTTACCATCTGGAGTGACGTTGAAGAACCGCGTCCTTATGGCTCCAATGACAAACTTCTTGTCTAATGACGATGGTTCCGTATCAGATAAAGAACTCCGCTATTATGAACGCCGTTCTGAGGGCGTGAGCGCTGTGATTACAGCGTGCGCAAATGTGAATGAGGCTGGTAAAGGATTCGACAATGAGATTGGTGTACATCGCGACGATCTTATCCCAGGTTTAAAACGCCTTGCAAAGACCATCCATGAGAAGGATGCGAAAGCAATCTTACAAATTTTCCATGGAGGGCGTATGGCTCCTCCACACCTCGTACCAAACGAAGATGTGGTTAGTGCAAGTGCCGTAGCGTCTCCAAGACCTGGTACTGTAGAGCCCCGCGCAATGACAGAAGAAGAGATCCAACAAACCATTAAAGATTTCGGCGAAGCTACCCGCAGGGCCATTGAAGCAGGCTTTGATGGCGTAGAAATCCATGGTGCTAATACGTACTTACTCCAGCAATTCTTCTCTCCGCATTCGAATCGCCGTGATGACCAGTGGGGAGGCGAAGTGAGAGACCGTATGAATTTCCCACTTGCTGTCATTGAAGCTGTAAAGAATGCAGTAAAGGAACACGCAACTAAGTCCTTTATTATTGGCTATCGACTTTCCCCTGAGGAGAAAGAAGAGCCAGGGATTACGATGGAAGACACACTTCAATTTGTAGATGTACTCAAAAATCAAGAGATGGACTATCTTCATATCTCTCTTTCACAACTTAAACAAGGCTCGATGAGAGATGAGGAGGATACAATTCCAGTCATCGACCGTATTCAAGAGCGTGTTGGCGAGACAATCCCAGTCATGGGCGTAGGCTCTCTTCATACACCTGAAGATGTTGAGCAGGCACTTGAGACGGTTCCGTTCATTTCACTTGGTCGCGAACTACTAATGGAACCCGATTGGATGAAGAAATTGAAAGCAAATGAGGAATCATCGATCCGTACAGCCATGCGTAAACAAGACCAAGAAGACCTCGTTATTCCAGAACCGATGTGGACGAACATTTTAAGCGTTCCGAACTGGTTTGTTGTAGAAGAATAA
- a CDS encoding Hsp20/alpha crystallin family protein, with protein sequence MKDLEKMLQQLQSLGSMGDPFKVMKSFNLPTNVKMPNIDEMMHQSVEQAMSHMPLPSSLPTSPSPQQAYEVIELMNYIIVKVEIPEEVSVENVTVTLGNCRLVIKGLPQQDPFVVSLPVQPSSKNVSAQYRDRMLEIRLQKKVEDHAQEIFIDY encoded by the coding sequence ATGAAAGACTTGGAGAAAATGTTGCAACAGCTACAAAGCCTCGGCTCTATGGGGGATCCGTTCAAAGTCATGAAGTCGTTTAACTTGCCAACGAATGTGAAGATGCCGAATATAGATGAAATGATGCACCAGTCAGTAGAGCAGGCTATGAGTCACATGCCCCTTCCATCTTCCTTACCTACGTCTCCTTCACCCCAACAAGCTTATGAAGTTATCGAATTAATGAACTATATTATCGTTAAAGTGGAGATTCCAGAAGAGGTATCGGTAGAGAATGTAACTGTTACATTAGGCAATTGCCGACTTGTAATTAAAGGGCTCCCTCAACAAGACCCTTTCGTCGTCTCCTTGCCTGTTCAGCCAAGCAGTAAGAATGTATCTGCCCAATACCGTGACCGCATGTTAGAGATTCGTCTACAGAAAAAGGTGGAGGACCACGCACAAGAGATTTTCATTGATTATTAA
- a CDS encoding ATP-grasp domain-containing protein gives MSKIYIIHENDEWTSHLTNRLEELDLLYESWHLGEGILDLNEEPPEGVFYNRMSASSHTRNHRYAPEFAEAVIAWLERHGRTVINGSRALRLEVSKVNQYMALNQSGIRTPKTTVAVGKEQIVEAAEKFLETPFITKHNRAGKGQGVQLFHSIEALKDYVDGPEFEEPVDGITLIQQYIQAPEPYIYRSEFVNGQYVYTVRVDTSEGFELCPADACSIEDLYCPAGEQPEDQAKFTILPEFDDNILRQYESFLRHNEIKVAGIECIKDVHGTFYTYDVNTNTNYNSDAESKADRYGMLELALYLGRKLQEGVQEVSLSTKKG, from the coding sequence ATGTCGAAAATTTATATCATCCATGAGAATGATGAGTGGACCAGCCATTTAACAAATCGTCTAGAGGAATTAGACCTTCTTTATGAAAGTTGGCATTTAGGGGAAGGGATTCTTGATTTGAACGAGGAACCACCTGAGGGGGTCTTCTATAATCGGATGAGTGCCTCTTCCCATACACGTAACCACCGTTATGCACCAGAGTTCGCTGAAGCAGTTATCGCTTGGCTCGAACGTCATGGGCGTACAGTGATTAATGGGAGTCGTGCGCTAAGATTAGAAGTAAGCAAGGTGAACCAGTACATGGCTCTAAACCAATCAGGCATTCGAACTCCTAAAACAACAGTTGCAGTTGGGAAAGAACAAATCGTGGAGGCGGCAGAGAAGTTTCTGGAAACACCGTTTATAACGAAGCACAACCGAGCTGGTAAAGGGCAAGGCGTTCAATTGTTTCACTCGATTGAGGCGTTAAAGGACTATGTGGATGGACCAGAATTTGAAGAGCCGGTGGATGGAATCACACTTATACAACAGTACATTCAAGCGCCTGAACCATACATTTATCGTTCAGAATTCGTTAACGGACAGTACGTCTATACCGTTCGAGTCGACACTTCTGAAGGGTTTGAACTATGCCCTGCGGATGCATGTTCAATTGAAGACCTGTACTGTCCGGCTGGGGAACAACCGGAGGACCAGGCTAAATTCACCATTCTACCGGAATTTGATGACAACATCCTTCGTCAGTACGAATCGTTTCTTCGGCACAATGAGATTAAAGTAGCTGGGATTGAGTGTATAAAAGACGTGCATGGCACATTCTATACGTACGATGTAAATACGAATACAAACTACAATTCAGATGCTGAATCTAAGGCAGACCGATACGGGATGCTTGAATTAGCCTTGTATTTAGGACGGAAGTTGCAAGAGGGTGTACAAGAAGTTTCATTATCTACGAAGAAAGGTTAG
- a CDS encoding Hsp20/alpha crystallin family protein: MDKQKGQINWDDFSGNVERILGEHFWEDLHHVLPKRSPSYDLYEQQDVAFVIMELPGLTKQDRLSIQQQGNHLFIEGSIGSTYPVSEKQLIHNERLKGEFKRKISIPFPFKAEELQSSYKNGLLTIRIRKHQQKQDIVIDFEEESTET; the protein is encoded by the coding sequence ATGGATAAACAAAAGGGGCAAATCAACTGGGATGACTTCTCTGGAAATGTAGAGCGAATTTTAGGCGAGCACTTCTGGGAAGACCTACACCACGTGTTGCCGAAGAGAAGCCCATCCTATGATTTGTATGAACAACAAGATGTTGCATTCGTGATCATGGAATTGCCGGGACTAACGAAACAAGACCGACTCTCCATTCAACAACAAGGCAATCATTTGTTCATTGAAGGAAGTATCGGAAGCACGTATCCTGTATCCGAGAAGCAGCTCATACACAATGAACGACTTAAAGGGGAATTTAAACGTAAAATCTCGATCCCCTTTCCATTTAAAGCGGAAGAATTGCAGTCCTCCTACAAAAATGGACTCTTAACCATTCGTATCCGTAAGCATCAGCAAAAGCAAGATATTGTAATCGATTTCGAGGAGGAGAGCACGGAAACTTAA
- a CDS encoding YpmS family protein: protein MSDSKDKKRNIWKILFLGLAAVNLLIISWFAIFIYVAPAKIQIPTDKAIDQEAAEFTISSTKENLNDLINTYLNDLAGEGNISYSVSLDERVKLSGTIVAFGQEVPLGASFTPDVQRNGDVVLEDMEITVGRLQVPNEKVLDYVKKQYAMPEWVIVNPKDETIYVALTQMETVDNIRVEAEKINLDTNDLAFKVVIPYQTFGIEPTNE from the coding sequence ATGTCAGACAGTAAGGATAAAAAACGAAATATATGGAAGATTCTGTTCTTGGGGTTAGCGGCCGTGAACCTACTCATTATTAGCTGGTTTGCGATCTTTATCTACGTAGCTCCTGCCAAGATTCAAATTCCAACAGACAAAGCAATTGACCAAGAAGCTGCTGAATTCACCATTTCATCTACAAAAGAAAACCTGAATGATTTAATTAACACTTATCTGAACGACCTTGCTGGTGAAGGAAATATCAGCTATTCCGTGTCCCTAGATGAGCGTGTGAAACTTTCAGGTACCATCGTTGCATTCGGACAAGAGGTGCCTCTAGGTGCTTCCTTTACTCCAGATGTACAACGGAATGGGGACGTGGTGCTTGAAGATATGGAGATTACAGTAGGACGTCTACAAGTACCAAATGAGAAAGTCCTTGATTATGTTAAGAAACAGTATGCCATGCCAGAATGGGTAATTGTAAATCCTAAGGATGAAACGATTTACGTCGCGCTTACACAAATGGAAACCGTAGACAACATTCGCGTTGAAGCAGAGAAAATCAACTTAGATACAAATGACTTGGCCTTCAAAGTCGTCATTCCTTATCAGACATTTGGAATCGAGCCCACTAATGAATAA
- a CDS encoding OsmC family protein has translation MADKIQMRVKANGDGPHVEAKARKHTIIIDEPTSQGGRDEGANPLETLLASLAGCENAVANMVAKEMDFNLKGLDFQVKGELDPRGMMGTEGVRRHFETVTVDVTVDTDESDERIQELKEKTDDRCPVFQTLVSADVQMNATWTRA, from the coding sequence ATGGCTGATAAAATTCAAATGCGCGTAAAAGCAAACGGAGACGGACCTCATGTCGAGGCAAAAGCACGTAAACACACAATCATCATCGACGAACCAACTTCTCAAGGTGGGCGTGACGAAGGTGCGAACCCACTAGAAACGCTACTAGCTTCCCTTGCTGGTTGTGAAAATGCTGTTGCGAACATGGTCGCAAAAGAGATGGACTTCAACCTTAAAGGACTTGATTTCCAAGTGAAAGGTGAACTAGACCCACGCGGCATGATGGGTACAGAAGGCGTTCGTCGTCACTTTGAGACTGTAACGGTAGATGTAACTGTAGACACAGATGAGAGCGATGAGCGCATCCAAGAACTTAAAGAGAAAACGGATGACCGCTGCCCGGTCTTCCAAACACTTGTAAGTGCAGATGTTCAAATGAACGCTACATGGACTCGTGCTTAA
- a CDS encoding SGNH/GDSL hydrolase family protein, translated as MNMMKFGLLSILLLLVLLIGFYQGYSNDSTTSTVVQPETEPSLEETIESEVTTSEIEESEEEPEEESIKERVTQVVEDALGLFVEDDLHVTAIGDSLTQGVGDTNDEGGYVEIIENTLKENLNEKEVTVNNFGKRGNRSDQLLKRLDQPEIVSSIEKSDMVLITIGANDIMAIVKDQFLDLDYDDFAGEKEPYEARLNEIIQTIKSKNSDAEIFLIGLYNPFEKPFSHIPELQQILRDWNEIGKRVAEEEENMTFIPMEEIFSHREEVYAEDHFHPNKKGYKLMAERVISYVRPFLETEEE; from the coding sequence ATGAATATGATGAAATTTGGACTATTATCTATCCTATTATTACTTGTGTTACTAATTGGCTTTTATCAAGGATATTCAAATGATTCCACAACGTCTACCGTTGTACAACCTGAAACTGAACCATCCCTAGAAGAAACGATAGAATCTGAAGTGACGACATCTGAAATCGAGGAATCTGAGGAAGAACCAGAAGAAGAAAGCATTAAGGAGCGCGTGACTCAGGTCGTTGAAGATGCGCTTGGTCTATTTGTTGAAGATGATTTGCACGTAACGGCAATCGGGGATTCGTTAACACAAGGTGTTGGGGATACGAATGACGAAGGCGGCTATGTGGAAATCATAGAAAATACGCTTAAAGAAAACTTAAACGAGAAAGAAGTAACGGTGAATAACTTTGGGAAGCGCGGGAACCGTTCAGATCAACTGCTGAAGCGGCTAGACCAGCCTGAGATTGTTAGCTCTATAGAGAAATCGGATATGGTCCTCATTACCATTGGCGCAAACGATATTATGGCCATCGTAAAGGACCAGTTTCTAGACTTGGATTATGATGACTTTGCAGGTGAGAAAGAACCCTATGAAGCTCGGCTGAATGAAATTATTCAGACCATCAAATCAAAGAACTCTGATGCGGAAATCTTTCTGATTGGTCTCTACAACCCTTTCGAGAAACCATTCAGTCATATCCCTGAGCTACAACAAATCTTAAGAGATTGGAATGAGATCGGGAAACGTGTTGCGGAAGAGGAAGAGAATATGACGTTTATACCCATGGAAGAAATCTTCTCCCATCGGGAAGAAGTCTATGCGGAAGACCACTTCCACCCAAATAAGAAAGGATACAAGTTGATGGCTGAACGTGTCATTAGCTATGTTCGCCCCTTTCTAGAAACTGAAGAAGAGTAG
- a CDS encoding DUF2188 domain-containing protein: MKQYTVEPNKDATGWFVKIEGDAPTDLFDAKDAAIEKAEQFAQDNKPSRVTIYDKHNNVETERTY, from the coding sequence ATGAAACAATATACAGTAGAACCAAACAAAGACGCTACAGGCTGGTTCGTTAAGATTGAAGGAGATGCACCTACGGATCTTTTCGATGCGAAAGATGCTGCCATTGAGAAAGCAGAACAGTTCGCTCAAGATAATAAACCAAGTCGTGTAACAATTTATGATAAACACAATAACGTTGAAACAGAACGTACTTACTAA
- a CDS encoding LLM class flavin-dependent oxidoreductase, whose translation MKYGFWLPVFGGWLRNVEQENMDASFSYSKRLVQAAEEWGFHTTLVAELFLNDIKGPEADTLDAWTTSAALAAVTEKIEIMAAVRPNFHNPAITAKMAANIDQISEGRFTLNVVSSWWEEEAKQYGAEFTAHDERYDRTEEFIHVLKGLWTKQSFSFHGSYYEANQTVLNPKPVQQPNPTLYAGGESRRAKDAIVHHCDAYVMHGGRVEEIKEKIVDMKNRREDAGLAPFKQFGMAAFVVCRDTKEEALEEVNRITDVKDSSAYSSYEQFVTKSQLEQQVERLDYSVSNRGLRPHLIGTPEQIAARILSYEQAGVDLLLLQFSPQYEEMERFAKQVMPIVEEKRASIPN comes from the coding sequence ATTCTGGTTACCGGTCTTTGGCGGATGGCTTCGGAATGTAGAACAAGAAAATATGGATGCGTCGTTTTCTTATAGCAAACGACTCGTACAAGCTGCAGAAGAGTGGGGGTTTCATACCACATTGGTTGCAGAGCTATTCCTAAACGATATCAAAGGCCCTGAGGCAGATACGTTGGATGCTTGGACGACCTCTGCCGCGCTTGCTGCCGTAACGGAGAAGATTGAGATTATGGCAGCTGTTCGTCCAAATTTCCACAATCCAGCGATTACCGCCAAGATGGCAGCGAATATCGATCAGATTAGTGAAGGAAGATTCACGTTAAATGTCGTGTCTTCATGGTGGGAAGAAGAAGCAAAGCAATATGGGGCAGAATTTACAGCTCACGATGAGCGATACGATCGGACAGAGGAGTTTATTCATGTATTAAAGGGTCTTTGGACGAAACAATCGTTCTCATTTCATGGTTCTTACTACGAAGCAAACCAAACGGTGCTAAATCCAAAACCCGTGCAACAACCCAATCCTACTCTTTACGCTGGAGGGGAGAGCAGAAGAGCGAAAGACGCCATTGTTCACCATTGCGATGCTTATGTCATGCATGGCGGCAGGGTTGAAGAAATCAAAGAGAAGATTGTTGATATGAAGAACCGACGTGAGGATGCAGGACTTGCTCCTTTCAAGCAATTTGGGATGGCAGCCTTTGTTGTATGCCGGGATACAAAAGAAGAAGCATTAGAAGAGGTAAATCGCATCACAGATGTGAAGGACTCATCTGCGTACTCAAGCTACGAGCAATTCGTTACGAAGTCGCAATTAGAACAACAAGTTGAACGACTGGATTACTCCGTATCAAACCGTGGGCTACGGCCTCATTTAATTGGTACGCCCGAACAAATTGCAGCGCGAATCTTATCTTATGAACAAGCGGGTGTTGATTTGCTGTTGCTCCAGTTCTCTCCTCAATATGAAGAGATGGAACGATTTGCGAAACAAGTCATGCCAATAGTAGAAGAAAAGCGAGCATCGATACCTAATTAA
- a CDS encoding ATP-dependent DNA helicase, with protein sequence MTKQRTLSVRTLAEYAYRSGSIDTRFRTATTMQEGTRLHQKIQRTYEEHDEREAFVSISYPYEQLMFQIEGRCDGILRRGDAVIIDEIKSTIRSLDELDEDTHPAYWAQAKTYAYLYAHKVGLDTIVVQLTYIHSETNEIRQFQKTHTIHELQSFFHDLIERYAPIALVLDEHVDQRNASIEELEFPFQTYRPGQRKLAGAVYKTVKEGKTLFANAPTGIGKTISTMFPSIKALGRGEVDHFYYLTAKTTTKQVAEDTLNRLSTNGLHLSSVTVTAKDKICFKEKTICNKDYCEFADGYYDRLNDGLLDLLSNETLATREVVEAYARKHQLCPFEFSLDVSSYMDGMICDYNYVYDPRIAIKRTSSGTKQSSVLLVDEAHNLVDRGRSMFSASISKSAFLQVKRAYKTKNPVLYQASMEIDRYLLEMKKEWKALEKVQSSEKEDKLLEWLTYFGDVAEEQLLHEGGDGDEELLDCYFDVQNVLRIAKLYDERFILLMDTYKSEVVLKWLCLDPSKLLAKTNETYKSVIYYSATLAPFSYYFDLLGGHAEDYTLNVPSPFTREQTEVEIVPISTRYRDRDASIQPIIEQLYQDCKRWGKNQLAFFPSYAYMRAVLESFSSHYPDVPILEQVSGMGDEEREQFLARFEANPKETLLGFAVLGGVFSEGVDLVGDRLSAVHIIGVGLPQLSVERGIMKEFYEGQGKNGFDYAYVFPGMTRVLQAAGRLIRSDDDYGKITLLDDRFTTTKYRSLLPSEWL encoded by the coding sequence ATGACGAAGCAGCGGACTTTATCCGTTCGTACGTTAGCTGAATATGCTTACCGAAGCGGGAGTATTGATACCCGTTTTCGAACGGCGACAACCATGCAGGAAGGTACCCGGTTACACCAGAAAATTCAACGTACCTACGAAGAGCACGATGAAAGAGAAGCATTTGTTTCCATTTCCTATCCATACGAGCAGCTTATGTTCCAAATTGAAGGTCGTTGTGACGGAATACTTCGAAGAGGAGATGCCGTCATTATTGATGAAATTAAATCTACTATAAGGTCGCTCGATGAACTTGATGAAGATACACACCCCGCCTATTGGGCGCAAGCAAAAACTTATGCTTATCTATATGCGCATAAGGTGGGCCTAGATACGATTGTCGTCCAGCTTACGTACATCCATAGTGAGACGAACGAAATCCGACAATTTCAAAAGACCCATACAATCCATGAGCTTCAATCATTTTTCCATGATTTGATTGAACGGTATGCACCAATTGCGTTGGTATTGGATGAGCATGTGGATCAACGAAATGCTTCGATTGAAGAGCTAGAATTTCCCTTTCAAACGTATCGTCCTGGTCAACGTAAACTTGCTGGAGCGGTATATAAGACGGTTAAGGAAGGGAAGACGTTGTTTGCAAATGCCCCAACTGGGATTGGAAAGACAATTTCAACAATGTTCCCAAGTATTAAAGCGTTGGGGAGAGGAGAAGTTGACCATTTCTATTATTTGACTGCTAAGACGACAACGAAACAGGTGGCAGAGGATACGCTGAATAGACTATCAACTAATGGACTTCACCTTAGTTCAGTGACCGTAACCGCCAAGGATAAAATTTGTTTCAAGGAAAAGACCATTTGCAACAAGGACTATTGTGAGTTCGCAGATGGTTACTACGACCGTTTGAACGATGGACTTCTCGATTTGTTGTCGAACGAGACGTTGGCCACAAGGGAAGTGGTGGAAGCCTATGCACGTAAGCATCAGCTTTGTCCATTTGAATTTTCTCTAGATGTTTCCTCTTATATGGATGGCATGATTTGTGACTATAACTATGTATATGACCCGAGAATAGCAATTAAGCGGACAAGTTCAGGAACGAAGCAATCTTCCGTTCTTCTTGTGGATGAAGCTCACAATTTAGTAGACCGTGGACGGTCGATGTTCTCTGCTAGCATATCGAAATCAGCATTTCTGCAAGTAAAGAGAGCATATAAGACGAAGAATCCAGTGCTCTATCAAGCTTCCATGGAAATTGATCGGTATTTACTTGAAATGAAGAAGGAATGGAAGGCTTTAGAAAAAGTTCAATCGAGCGAGAAAGAAGACAAGCTGCTCGAATGGTTAACCTACTTCGGGGACGTTGCAGAAGAACAATTGCTTCATGAAGGTGGGGATGGAGACGAGGAGCTGCTCGACTGCTACTTTGACGTGCAGAATGTCTTACGCATTGCTAAGCTGTACGATGAACGATTCATATTACTTATGGACACCTACAAAAGTGAGGTGGTCTTGAAGTGGTTGTGCCTTGACCCATCGAAATTACTCGCAAAGACTAATGAGACGTATAAAAGTGTTATTTATTACTCCGCTACACTGGCACCGTTCTCTTATTATTTCGATTTGCTAGGTGGGCATGCAGAAGATTATACCTTAAACGTCCCATCTCCATTTACGCGAGAACAGACGGAAGTGGAGATTGTTCCTATATCAACGAGGTATAGGGACCGAGATGCTTCAATCCAACCAATCATTGAGCAGTTGTATCAGGATTGTAAGAGGTGGGGGAAGAACCAATTAGCATTTTTCCCTTCCTATGCATACATGAGAGCTGTTCTTGAATCATTTTCCTCACATTATCCAGATGTACCTATTCTTGAACAAGTCAGCGGGATGGGGGATGAAGAACGAGAACAATTTCTAGCAAGATTTGAAGCAAATCCTAAAGAAACGTTACTTGGATTTGCTGTACTTGGAGGCGTGTTCTCTGAGGGGGTTGATTTAGTCGGTGACCGACTTTCTGCTGTTCATATTATTGGGGTGGGGTTACCTCAGCTGTCTGTTGAACGGGGGATTATGAAAGAGTTCTATGAAGGGCAAGGAAAGAATGGATTTGATTACGCGTATGTGTTCCCTGGGATGACAAGGGTGCTTCAAGCAGCCGGACGGTTGATTCGATCAGATGACGACTACGGGAAGATTACGCTCTTAGATGACCGTTTCACTACAACTAAATATCGTTCCTTGCTCCCAAGCGAATGGCTATGA